From one Pedobacter faecalis genomic stretch:
- a CDS encoding DUF4249 family protein has product MMPLVMRVKLFFWVVTLAAFLSACKKAQEGFFNEPRQPYELAVEGGINTLTTGQFIRLMKPSTHPDSSPVPIRNANVSVFDGTADIVFRESAPGLYTATYRRTPNYNGAYKLTISYNGKMYTAVDTLRQLVNIVDDFLPLSARAVNGKIAGTIPKHTFGYLNPNKWMITYGNIPFWNPSRFDQNRYYSYTHLLGSPNSLYPLDNLKREFLLEPDEYVTIYKISLSERYARFLYSTFMETDWSGLFSGVPVNISGNISGNAQGYFSVCDVDFSRYRAKEL; this is encoded by the coding sequence ATGATGCCACTAGTGATGAGGGTTAAATTATTTTTTTGGGTCGTGACGTTGGCCGCGTTTCTTTCTGCTTGTAAAAAGGCTCAGGAAGGGTTCTTCAACGAGCCCAGGCAACCTTATGAACTGGCAGTTGAGGGCGGTATAAATACGCTTACTACTGGCCAGTTTATCCGGTTGATGAAGCCTTCAACGCATCCCGATTCCTCGCCAGTACCTATACGTAACGCCAATGTAAGTGTTTTCGATGGCACCGCCGACATCGTGTTCAGAGAGTCGGCCCCCGGATTGTACACGGCCACTTACCGGCGCACGCCGAACTACAATGGGGCTTATAAACTGACCATTAGCTATAATGGGAAAATGTATACTGCGGTAGACACACTTCGTCAACTGGTTAATATCGTGGATGATTTCCTTCCGCTCTCTGCCAGGGCGGTTAACGGTAAGATCGCCGGCACTATCCCGAAGCATACATTTGGGTATCTCAATCCAAATAAGTGGATGATTACTTACGGCAATATCCCTTTTTGGAACCCGTCCAGGTTTGATCAGAACCGTTATTATAGCTATACACACTTGCTTGGATCTCCCAATTCGCTTTATCCGCTGGACAATCTGAAAAGAGAGTTCCTCCTGGAACCGGATGAGTATGTGACGATCTACAAAATTTCTCTCTCTGAGCGGTATGCCAGGTTTCTCTACTCTACCTTTATGGAAACGGATTGGAGCGGACTTTTCTCTGGGGTTCCGGTCAATATTTCGGGAAATATCTCAGGAAATGCCCAGGGCTATTTCTCCGTATGCGACGTCGATTTCAGCCGGTACCGGGCAAAGGAACTCTGA
- a CDS encoding TonB-dependent receptor domain-containing protein: MFYRKNKWLSVSFVVCFLLTSGSAAFAQRRDLLNQKITINLPADSLISVLQEIDRKTEAGFVYDPDRLRSKRTASLKFYQTPLRHILTMLLAGSKLKFSLLGNEIVIGPESPDIHTIHGYVRDVSSGEELIGATVQIPELSVGVVTNQYGFYSISVPEGNYELYITYPGYQRQARMVDLAGSIQQEIELSLQPHHLQEVVIRPTRLTPNPILMNEYNLMSSQLYNAPYYAGETDVMKRLQMHSSIKTITEGSSALFVRGGNSDQNLILLDEAIVYNPSHLFGLVSVFNADVVNNVQVYRDYMPANFGGRLSSVIVNRMAEGNNKEFHLSGGLNQMSARLAAEGPIVKDKASFMVAYRRSLLDIIPNRFKLFNPNSVYHDVNAKTNVKLNRDNSLYYSFYVGQDKLLSENSYTNNWGNFTSTLRWNHIISSKLFLNVSAIYSNYSNGLDLNADTLSEKSQWDTKILDATLKADYTYYRSPNNQIKFGASTTYHRFSPGEMHRQRNFEFNISRERSIESALYFSQQIGIGKSFELNYGLRLGAFRNAQERRNIFDAKGNPVFDEDLKTFINPEPRVNFSYLPSTSQRIFVTYNRNFQYLQLVQNSVLAFSSLEPWIPASDLVKPQRSDHYAVGYKYAPGQYSFSLGGYHKLQLNQLELLGHAQIIRNPDIRGQLRSGTAKAYGIEGEVSKAEGRFSGTLSYTYSRVKRRISGINSGDTFVSNYDIPHEFKMLGKYDVNAALSVQAFFVYTAGRPLTLPVGYYQHDGVNVPLFEGRNESRFPNFNRLDVSGQYRLQSGGLKGRRLLHTISAGIYNVYNRKNPLYYHLGSPDAGGRRNRYEYGFGIYPWLAYSFKL; encoded by the coding sequence ATGTTTTATCGGAAGAATAAATGGCTCTCTGTTTCATTTGTTGTTTGCTTTCTCCTGACATCGGGTTCAGCCGCCTTTGCTCAGCGCCGGGATCTGCTGAACCAAAAGATAACTATTAATCTTCCGGCAGATTCGCTGATCAGCGTATTGCAGGAAATTGACAGGAAGACCGAGGCAGGGTTTGTCTATGATCCGGATCGCCTTCGCTCAAAGCGCACGGCATCGCTCAAGTTTTATCAGACTCCGCTGCGCCACATTTTGACTATGCTGCTGGCCGGCAGTAAGCTTAAGTTTTCGCTGCTAGGTAATGAAATCGTGATTGGTCCGGAATCGCCCGACATTCATACCATACATGGTTATGTACGCGACGTTTCGAGTGGAGAGGAACTTATTGGTGCTACCGTGCAGATTCCTGAGCTGAGTGTAGGCGTTGTAACCAATCAGTATGGTTTTTATTCTATCTCTGTGCCTGAGGGAAATTACGAGCTGTATATTACTTATCCGGGATACCAGCGCCAGGCAAGGATGGTTGATCTTGCGGGAAGTATCCAGCAGGAAATCGAGCTTTCTTTGCAGCCGCACCATCTGCAGGAGGTCGTGATACGGCCCACGCGGCTTACGCCCAATCCTATTCTTATGAATGAATATAACCTGATGAGCAGTCAGCTTTATAACGCACCTTATTATGCCGGCGAAACGGATGTGATGAAGCGACTGCAAATGCATAGCAGCATTAAGACCATTACGGAGGGCAGCTCTGCATTGTTTGTAAGAGGAGGCAACTCGGATCAGAACCTGATTCTTCTTGATGAAGCTATCGTATATAATCCCTCTCACCTTTTCGGCCTGGTGTCTGTTTTCAATGCTGATGTTGTGAACAATGTGCAGGTTTACCGCGACTATATGCCTGCTAATTTTGGCGGCAGGTTATCTTCGGTAATCGTTAACAGGATGGCTGAGGGCAATAATAAGGAATTTCACCTAAGCGGAGGGCTGAACCAAATGTCGGCTCGTTTGGCTGCGGAGGGGCCAATTGTGAAAGATAAGGCCTCGTTTATGGTGGCATACCGGCGCAGTTTACTTGATATCATTCCAAACCGGTTTAAGTTGTTTAATCCGAACTCGGTTTACCACGATGTAAACGCCAAAACGAACGTGAAACTTAATCGTGACAATAGTCTTTATTATTCATTTTATGTGGGGCAGGACAAACTTTTGAGCGAAAATTCATATACCAACAACTGGGGCAATTTTACATCTACGTTGCGCTGGAACCATATTATCAGTTCGAAACTATTTCTTAACGTATCAGCCATTTACAGTAACTACAGCAACGGGTTGGATCTGAATGCCGATACCTTGTCGGAGAAAAGTCAGTGGGACACCAAAATTCTCGACGCAACTTTAAAGGCTGATTACACCTATTACCGTAGTCCGAATAACCAGATCAAGTTTGGGGCTTCTACCACGTACCACAGGTTTTCTCCCGGGGAGATGCATCGGCAGCGCAATTTTGAGTTTAATATATCACGCGAGCGCTCGATTGAATCTGCGCTATATTTCTCTCAGCAGATCGGCATCGGGAAGTCTTTCGAGTTGAACTATGGTTTGAGGCTAGGAGCTTTCAGGAATGCTCAGGAAAGACGAAATATTTTTGACGCTAAAGGCAATCCTGTGTTTGACGAGGATCTTAAGACTTTTATAAACCCGGAGCCAAGGGTAAATTTTAGCTACCTGCCGAGCACGTCGCAGCGTATCTTCGTAACGTACAACCGAAACTTTCAATATTTACAGCTTGTTCAGAACAGTGTACTTGCTTTTTCTTCGCTTGAACCATGGATTCCTGCTTCAGATCTCGTCAAACCCCAGCGTTCTGATCATTATGCTGTTGGTTACAAGTATGCCCCTGGGCAATATAGCTTCAGTTTGGGCGGCTATCATAAGTTGCAATTGAATCAACTAGAGCTTTTAGGGCATGCCCAAATCATCAGGAACCCGGATATCAGAGGGCAGCTCAGGTCTGGCACTGCTAAGGCCTACGGTATCGAGGGCGAGGTTAGCAAAGCAGAGGGCAGGTTTTCAGGCACGCTTTCTTACACGTATTCCAGAGTAAAGCGTCGGATATCCGGAATAAATTCAGGTGATACGTTTGTGTCGAACTATGATATCCCGCATGAGTTTAAAATGCTGGGCAAGTATGACGTTAACGCGGCACTGAGTGTGCAGGCATTTTTTGTTTACACAGCAGGAAGGCCGCTTACCCTTCCTGTCGGCTATTATCAGCATGATGGCGTAAACGTTCCGCTGTTTGAGGGAAGAAATGAGTCGCGCTTTCCAAATTTTAACCGGCTGGATGTTTCCGGACAGTACCGTCTTCAATCTGGTGGGTTAAAAGGGCGGCGACTTCTGCATACGATCTCTGCCGGTATTTACAATGTTTATAACCGAAAAAATCCATTATATTACCATCTGGGCTCTCCGGATGCAGGAGGAAGGAGGAACCGTTATGAATATGGCTTTGGAATATATCCATGGCTGGCTTATAGTTTTAAATTATGA
- a CDS encoding branched-chain amino acid aminotransferase, with translation MNETLDITITQADQSRLTGTDFSQLPFGKVFSDHMFIAEYKDGEWSNLQVLPYGPIPMSPAISALHYGQAIFEGLKAYRQANGKINVFRADKNHERFNKSAHRMAMPAIPREIFMQGIAALLDIDEKWIPSQDGYSLYIRPVMYATDPYLGVRASDTYTFALLTTPTGPYYSQPLKVKIETEYTRADDGGVGFAKTAGNYARSLYPFAEAQKEGYDQLIWTDAATHEYIEEAGTANLIFVINGKLVTPSVRSTVLDGVTRDTILTLAKKAGIEVEERRVSVKEIIEGINEGSVTDAFAAGTAATVTPIGEIGYQGSLYKLSDPASRTISSGIAKTLNDIRYGLSEDEFGWNWTI, from the coding sequence ATGAACGAGACGTTGGACATCACGATCACACAAGCTGATCAAAGCAGATTAACGGGAACTGATTTTTCGCAGTTGCCCTTCGGGAAAGTATTCTCCGATCACATGTTTATTGCTGAATACAAGGATGGCGAGTGGTCAAACCTGCAGGTCCTGCCTTACGGTCCTATTCCAATGAGCCCTGCTATATCTGCCTTGCACTACGGACAGGCAATATTTGAGGGACTAAAAGCTTATCGCCAGGCCAACGGGAAGATCAATGTTTTCAGAGCCGATAAAAATCACGAACGTTTTAATAAATCCGCTCACCGGATGGCTATGCCCGCCATCCCCAGGGAGATTTTTATGCAAGGCATCGCTGCGCTTCTTGATATCGACGAAAAATGGATTCCTTCGCAGGATGGATATTCCCTGTATATTCGTCCGGTGATGTATGCAACGGATCCTTATTTGGGCGTGAGAGCATCTGACACATATACGTTTGCATTGCTCACTACACCCACAGGACCATATTACAGTCAGCCACTTAAGGTTAAGATTGAAACTGAATATACACGCGCAGACGACGGAGGAGTTGGCTTTGCTAAAACAGCTGGTAATTATGCCCGCTCTTTATATCCATTTGCGGAAGCACAAAAAGAAGGTTATGACCAGCTTATCTGGACAGATGCCGCAACACATGAGTATATCGAAGAAGCGGGAACAGCGAACCTGATATTTGTGATCAATGGCAAGCTTGTCACACCATCAGTAAGAAGCACTGTTCTGGATGGGGTTACCCGCGACACTATTTTGACGCTGGCGAAGAAAGCAGGAATCGAAGTTGAAGAACGCCGTGTAAGCGTAAAAGAAATCATCGAAGGAATTAACGAGGGCTCTGTCACGGACGCCTTCGCCGCAGGTACTGCCGCTACGGTTACTCCTATTGGAGAGATTGGGTATCAGGGCTCCCTTTATAAACTTTCTGACCCGGCCTCCCGTACAATCTCATCTGGAATAGCTAAAACCCTTAACGACATCCGATACGGCCTCAGTGAAGACGAGTTTGGCTGGAACTGGACGATCTAA
- a CDS encoding S9 family peptidase — protein sequence MKRFFLISCIMSILASPASEVQAQKRLTREHIFSGKPSLTKRTVYVGGWADDNHYIETDADQKRYKVNVSTGERSPYTYTPENTPNAPIARQSGDKNMTFSPDGKYMAFTRNNDLYAIEISTGKEIRYTNDGTDVIYNGWSSWVYYEEILGRATNYKAFWWSPDSKYLAFMRFDDTKVPMFPIYGSSGQHGYTEQTRYPKAGDPNPAVRVGFTPAGGGTVVWADFNEKDDQYFGTPYWSYDGSSLMVQWMNRGQDNLKFYNVDPISGVKKEIYDEKQQSWVDLDYDERVTYLGDKKHFIMKSDKTGWAHFYLHTLDGKLINPITSGKWQVSRLVHADEKNRVVYFTARKEKSTQQDLYRVDYDGKNLKRLTFGEYTHQISMSPGGKYFISTYSNVSTPPQTILLSNTGKVIRQIANSKADDFDQYVFGKTEMITIPTDDGYSLPAVITYPTDFDQTRRYPVIMSIYGGPNAGNVSNTWKGTGNQWWANEGIIQISVDHRASGQFGKEGVALMHRNLGKWEMKDYTTAARWLKAKPWVDNRKLLITGHSYGGYMTCLALTMGAEDFDFGYAGAPVTSWELYDTNYTERFMDTPQENPEGYKNASVLTYVDRYKGLLRIMHGDMDDNVHMQNTIQLVDKLQNANKHFELMIYPGGRHGWGGEKSAHDRAERIRFYYQNLLEKPVPEHLLK from the coding sequence ATGAAAAGATTCTTTTTGATTTCCTGTATCATGTCTATTTTAGCATCCCCGGCCTCAGAAGTTCAGGCTCAGAAACGTTTAACACGGGAGCATATTTTTTCTGGCAAGCCCTCGCTAACCAAACGGACCGTCTACGTTGGCGGCTGGGCGGACGACAATCATTACATCGAAACGGATGCCGACCAGAAACGATATAAGGTGAATGTTAGTACCGGCGAGCGTAGCCCGTATACTTACACGCCTGAAAACACTCCGAACGCACCAATAGCCCGGCAAAGTGGAGACAAGAACATGACATTTTCACCCGATGGAAAATACATGGCCTTTACACGCAACAATGACCTTTACGCAATTGAAATAAGCACTGGAAAGGAGATTCGATACACAAATGACGGAACCGACGTAATTTACAACGGTTGGTCATCCTGGGTATATTATGAAGAGATACTGGGCCGCGCAACCAATTACAAAGCTTTCTGGTGGTCGCCGGACAGCAAGTACCTTGCATTTATGCGTTTCGACGACACCAAGGTGCCGATGTTCCCGATCTATGGGTCTAGCGGTCAGCACGGCTATACCGAACAAACCCGATATCCAAAAGCTGGCGATCCGAATCCTGCTGTGCGCGTTGGCTTTACGCCTGCAGGCGGCGGAACTGTTGTTTGGGCAGATTTTAACGAAAAAGACGACCAGTACTTTGGCACACCATACTGGAGTTACGATGGAAGCAGCCTGATGGTACAATGGATGAACCGGGGACAAGACAACCTGAAATTTTATAACGTAGATCCAATCTCGGGAGTAAAGAAGGAGATTTATGATGAAAAGCAACAAAGCTGGGTTGACCTTGACTACGACGAACGTGTGACATACCTCGGCGATAAAAAACACTTCATCATGAAAAGTGATAAAACCGGCTGGGCTCACTTTTATCTTCACACGCTGGACGGCAAACTCATCAATCCGATTACCAGCGGGAAATGGCAGGTAAGCAGACTGGTGCACGCAGATGAAAAGAACAGGGTGGTTTATTTTACAGCAAGAAAGGAAAAATCTACACAGCAGGACCTCTACCGTGTAGACTACGATGGCAAAAACCTTAAGCGGCTTACTTTTGGGGAGTATACGCATCAGATATCTATGTCTCCGGGCGGAAAATATTTTATCAGTACCTATTCTAATGTTAGTACGCCGCCTCAAACAATCCTGTTGAGCAATACCGGAAAAGTAATCAGACAAATTGCCAACAGCAAAGCCGACGATTTTGACCAATATGTATTTGGAAAAACCGAAATGATTACCATTCCTACTGATGACGGCTACAGTTTGCCTGCAGTCATTACCTATCCGACAGATTTTGATCAGACACGGCGTTATCCGGTAATCATGAGTATCTATGGTGGTCCTAACGCTGGCAATGTGAGCAACACATGGAAGGGAACGGGCAACCAGTGGTGGGCGAATGAGGGCATCATCCAGATATCTGTAGACCACAGGGCATCGGGTCAGTTTGGTAAAGAAGGTGTTGCGCTTATGCACCGCAATCTTGGGAAATGGGAGATGAAAGATTACACAACCGCTGCGAGGTGGCTTAAAGCAAAGCCATGGGTCGATAACCGCAAACTCCTCATCACGGGTCATAGCTACGGCGGATACATGACTTGTCTGGCGCTCACTATGGGTGCGGAGGATTTTGATTTCGGCTATGCGGGGGCTCCTGTGACCAGCTGGGAGTTGTACGATACGAATTACACGGAGAGGTTTATGGACACACCACAGGAAAACCCCGAAGGGTATAAAAATGCCTCGGTGTTGACATACGTAGACCGCTATAAGGGCCTTTTGCGGATCATGCATGGAGACATGGACGATAACGTACATATGCAAAACACCATTCAGTTGGTTGACAAACTCCAAAATGCCAACAAGCACTTTGAACTTATGATCTATCCTGGAGGAAGGCATGGATGGGGTGGAGAGAAGTCAGCACACGACAGGGCTGAACGGATCAGGTTCTATTATCAAAACCTGCTGGAAAAACCAGTACCGGAGCACCTATTGAAATAG
- a CDS encoding HAD-IB family phosphatase, translated as MKQRNFYIIDFDSTFTQVEALDELARISLKNHPDREAIFQKIEEYTNMAMEGRLSFGESLSQRVKLLEANEDHLKQLITRLKKKVSASFSRNAEFFRKHADEVLIVSGGFKEFIIPVVSRYHIKKENIYANTFITNGDGQIIDYDHANPLSEEGGKVKLMQQLDLKGDLYGIGDGYSDFQLRESGLIKKFYAFTENISRANIIEKADHVTPSFDEFLYVNNLPRAISYPKNRILCLVLGDADPLSIELLKKDGFSIRHKPTFEEKYVADVHMILLANGEKIDPETLKRAVKLKTVGYLGNARNRVDAALCVQQGVVLFDDPKGNPRNYTFIPKRMIDFMNTGTTYLSSNFPNLQLPRIERSHRLIHIHKNVPGIMAKINTVFAKHDINIVGQFLMTNPEIGYVITDINTQYDKQLFKSLKKIEHTIKFRVLY; from the coding sequence ATGAAACAGAGAAACTTTTACATTATCGATTTTGACAGCACCTTCACGCAGGTAGAGGCGCTTGACGAACTTGCGCGGATCTCACTTAAAAATCATCCTGATCGCGAGGCAATATTCCAAAAAATCGAAGAGTATACGAATATGGCTATGGAAGGCAGGCTCTCCTTCGGGGAAAGCCTGAGCCAGCGGGTAAAATTACTTGAGGCAAACGAAGACCACCTTAAACAATTAATCACCCGGCTCAAGAAGAAAGTGTCGGCTTCCTTTTCACGAAACGCTGAATTCTTCAGAAAACATGCAGACGAAGTGCTGATTGTTTCGGGCGGATTCAAGGAATTTATAATCCCGGTCGTGAGCCGCTACCATATCAAGAAAGAAAATATCTATGCAAACACGTTTATAACGAATGGTGACGGGCAGATCATTGATTATGACCACGCAAATCCACTCAGCGAAGAGGGCGGTAAGGTAAAACTGATGCAGCAACTTGATCTCAAAGGCGACCTTTACGGGATCGGAGATGGTTATTCGGACTTTCAACTCCGGGAAAGCGGATTAATCAAAAAGTTCTATGCATTCACAGAGAACATCTCCAGAGCAAACATCATAGAAAAAGCCGACCATGTTACGCCAAGCTTCGACGAATTCCTATATGTAAATAACCTGCCGAGGGCTATCTCCTATCCTAAAAACCGAATCCTTTGCCTGGTTCTCGGCGATGCCGATCCGCTAAGCATCGAACTACTCAAGAAAGACGGCTTTTCCATCCGGCACAAACCTACGTTTGAAGAAAAATACGTCGCAGATGTGCATATGATCTTACTCGCTAATGGCGAAAAAATTGATCCGGAAACGCTGAAGCGTGCCGTGAAACTAAAAACGGTTGGGTATTTGGGCAACGCGCGAAACCGGGTAGATGCTGCGCTCTGCGTACAGCAAGGCGTTGTTCTCTTTGACGACCCTAAGGGCAACCCGCGCAACTACACCTTCATACCCAAACGTATGATCGACTTTATGAACACGGGCACCACCTATCTGAGCAGTAATTTTCCGAACCTGCAACTGCCGAGAATTGAAAGGTCCCACAGACTGATTCATATCCACAAGAACGTCCCTGGTATAATGGCCAAAATAAATACGGTGTTTGCCAAACATGACATTAACATTGTGGGGCAGTTCCTGATGACGAATCCGGAGATTGGATATGTGATTACAGATATCAATACTCAATATGACAAGCAGTTATTCAAATCGCTTAAAAAGATTGAACATACGATAAAATTCAGGGTTTTATATTAA
- a CDS encoding tryptophan 2,3-dioxygenase family protein, translating into MELTPQIIEKLNKLQEKYEAMGQDMSAYLDGLLHADFLTYWDYIHLDTLLSLQSPKTSFPDEEIFIMYHQITELYFKLALHECKQISGHPELSVKFFTDRVKRINAYFNALVTSFEVMVNGMEKEQFLKFRMSLLPASGFQSGQYRMIEISATEFIRLVDKSKREVLTGASIDEQFEHIYWKFGATELSSGKQTLTLKQFIGKYADQFLQLAKDRQHTNFTALYRKLENSGQDLSELAEELRKLDIFVNVEWPLSHYKSAVRYLERDPVDIAATGGTNWQKYLPPRFQKRIFYPFLWTEQQMDEWGKGWVLSVLKDLRATS; encoded by the coding sequence ATGGAGTTAACCCCTCAAATTATTGAAAAGCTGAATAAGCTCCAGGAGAAGTATGAGGCTATGGGACAGGACATGTCTGCCTACCTGGATGGCCTGCTTCATGCCGATTTTCTTACCTACTGGGATTATATACACCTGGATACCCTTCTAAGCCTTCAAAGCCCGAAAACCTCTTTCCCCGATGAAGAAATCTTCATCATGTATCACCAGATCACAGAGCTCTACTTCAAACTTGCGTTACATGAGTGCAAACAAATATCCGGACATCCGGAACTTAGCGTAAAGTTCTTCACTGATCGGGTGAAGCGGATCAACGCCTATTTCAACGCGCTGGTAACGTCCTTTGAGGTCATGGTAAACGGAATGGAGAAAGAGCAATTCCTCAAATTCCGGATGTCCTTATTACCAGCAAGCGGCTTCCAGTCGGGGCAGTACCGAATGATTGAGATAAGCGCTACTGAATTCATAAGGTTAGTAGACAAGAGTAAGCGGGAGGTGCTAACAGGAGCCTCCATTGATGAGCAGTTTGAGCACATCTACTGGAAATTTGGTGCTACAGAACTTTCCAGCGGAAAACAGACGCTCACGCTGAAGCAATTTATTGGAAAATATGCAGACCAGTTCCTGCAACTTGCTAAAGACCGGCAGCATACCAATTTCACAGCGCTTTACCGTAAGCTTGAAAATTCAGGCCAGGATCTATCGGAGCTGGCAGAAGAACTTAGAAAACTTGACATCTTCGTAAACGTTGAGTGGCCACTGTCTCATTATAAATCGGCCGTGAGGTATCTTGAGCGGGATCCCGTCGACATCGCCGCAACCGGCGGTACTAACTGGCAAAAGTATCTGCCGCCGCGCTTTCAGAAGCGGATCTTCTATCCTTTTCTTTGGACAGAACAACAGATGGACGAATGGGGAAAGGGCTGGGTACTAAGTGTTCTTAAAGATTTAAGGGCTACCAGCTGA
- a CDS encoding NAD-dependent epimerase/dehydratase family protein — MILVTGATGFLGAELVHQLTRSGTYVKALKREHSTIPSLIASNNAIEWINADINDVANLEDVFSGITQVYHCAALVSFRPADKSRLFRINIEGTANIVNLCLQNGVRLLHVSSVAALGDSKSGKMITEEDFWEYGTKTHAYAESKYEAEMEVWRGIAEGLDAVIVNPSVIIGGGTGFNGSGQLFKLIKDGFSFYTRGATGLVDVEDVARIMILAMQSNHTAERYIISAENYLYQNLFKEIADGFGVKPPTIEAKPWMMKVGWMLGKFRSLLSGKSSSLTRDAIKSSITKSYYDNDKARKTFNITFKPLSQSIAETCSALQFK, encoded by the coding sequence ATGATATTAGTTACGGGTGCTACGGGATTTCTGGGTGCAGAATTGGTTCATCAGCTTACCCGTTCGGGCACGTATGTGAAAGCCCTTAAACGAGAGCATTCAACGATTCCATCTCTCATTGCGAGCAATAACGCGATCGAGTGGATAAATGCAGATATCAATGACGTGGCTAACCTTGAAGATGTCTTTAGCGGAATTACGCAGGTATATCACTGCGCTGCATTAGTATCGTTCAGGCCGGCAGACAAAAGCCGTCTGTTCAGGATCAACATAGAGGGAACGGCAAACATTGTAAATCTCTGCCTGCAAAATGGCGTGCGTTTACTTCACGTCAGTTCCGTGGCGGCACTCGGCGATTCAAAAAGCGGCAAAATGATCACAGAGGAAGACTTCTGGGAATATGGAACAAAAACGCATGCGTATGCTGAATCGAAATATGAGGCGGAAATGGAGGTGTGGCGGGGTATTGCTGAGGGACTGGACGCAGTGATCGTTAACCCGTCTGTGATCATTGGTGGCGGCACTGGATTTAACGGCAGCGGCCAACTGTTTAAGCTTATTAAAGATGGCTTCAGCTTCTACACAAGGGGGGCCACGGGACTGGTAGATGTCGAAGACGTTGCCAGAATCATGATCCTCGCCATGCAAAGCAATCATACTGCCGAACGATATATTATATCGGCCGAAAACTATCTTTATCAAAACCTTTTCAAAGAAATAGCTGATGGATTTGGCGTAAAGCCACCAACAATAGAAGCAAAGCCCTGGATGATGAAGGTTGGCTGGATGCTCGGAAAATTCCGGTCATTGCTAAGCGGAAAGTCCTCAAGCCTCACCCGCGATGCGATAAAGAGCAGCATTACCAAAAGCTATTACGACAATGACAAAGCGCGTAAAACTTTTAACATAACGTTTAAGCCGCTAAGCCAGAGCATTGCTGAGACATGCTCGGCACTTCAATTTAAATAA